The Punica granatum isolate Tunisia-2019 chromosome 4, ASM765513v2, whole genome shotgun sequence genome has a window encoding:
- the LOC116202891 gene encoding OBERON-like protein, which produces MGTSSGSNIHHQSSSRMLPPRQQSRSGGLQTSLSLVSSDPHLSPETQDPRANPDNVRDSPTESASSRETWPTSDALAGKKIENGKLDNDAFEQSVVRRVSIADKISLRDIVRERVDLVAEKMHRLPDDYLDELKNMLRVILEGNGGSQQREEYLNLQKHVQSRPDLTAKTLTGAHRVQLEILVAINTGIQAFLHPNISLSQTSLIEVFVYKRCRNIACQNQLPADDCTCDICTNRNGFCNLCMCVICNKFDFEVNTCRWIGCDLCSHWTHTDCAIRDGQICTGPSVKIGAGPTDMLFRCRACNRTSELLGWVKDVFQHCAPAWDREALIRELDFASRIFRGSEDPRGRHLFWKCEDLIEKMKGGLAESTACRAILMFFQEIDGDSPRNLENGEGGRLIAPQDACNRIAEVVQEAIRKMEMVADEKMRMFKKARMALEACDRELEDKAREVAELKLDRQKKKIQVEELEKIVRLKEAEADMFQLKANEAKREAERLQRIALAKSEKSEEEYASRYLKLRLSEAEAEKQYLFEKIKLQESSRATQSSGGGPDSSQLMYSKMQDILQNMYSSSSKDGKPV; this is translated from the exons ATGGGAACATCATCTGGTTCGAACATCCACCACCAATCTTCCTCAAGAATGCTACCTCCGCGTCAGCAATCCCGATCCGGGGGTCTCCAGACGTCTCTCTCCCTTGTTTCATCAGACCCCCACTTATCACCGGAAACACAGGATCCCCGAGCTAATCCTGATAATGTCCGTGATTCTCCCACCGAGAGTGCCAGCTCGAGGGAAACCTGGCCCACTTCCGATGCTCTTGCAGGGAAGAAGATAGAAAATGGGAAGTTAGACAATGATGCATTTGAGCAGTCAGTTGTCCGCAGAGTCTCTATCGCAGATAAGATATCCCTTCGAGACATAGTAAGGGAGAGAGTTGATCTTGTCGCCGAGAAGATGCACCGCCTGCCAGATGACTACCTTGACGAGCTGAAGAACATGCTCCGAGTCATCCTCGAAGGGAACGGTGGGTCCCAGCAGAGGGAGGAATACTTGAACTTACAGAAGCACGTTCAAAGTCGGCCAGATTTGACAGCGAAGACGTTAACTGGGGCCCATCGTGTGCAACTCGAGATCCTGGTTGCAATCAATACAGGAATTCAGGCCTTCCTGCACCCAAACATCAGCCTCTCTCAGACTTCCCTGATCGAGGTCTTTGTATACAAGAGGTGCCGAAACATTGCCTGCCAGAATCAGCTCCCGGCAGATGATTGTACCTGTGATATTTGCACAAACAGGAACGGTTTCTGCAACCTTTGCATGTGCGTGATATGCAATAAGTTTGATTTCGAGGTGAACACGTGCCGTTGGATCGGTTGTGACCTGTGCTCTCACTGGACCCACACCGACTGTGCAATTCGCGATGGGCAGATCTGTACTGGACCATCTGTTAAGATTGGCGCTGGCCCAACTGACATGCTCTTCAGGTGCAGAGCATGCAATAGAACATCGGAGCTGTTGGGCTGGGTAAAGGATGTTTTCCAGCATTGTGCTCCTGCATGGGACCGTGAGGCTCTTATTAGGGAGCTTGATTTTGCGAGTAGAATCTTTCGTGGAAGCGAGGACCCTAGAGGAAGACATCTTTTCTGGAAGTGCGAGGATCTTATTGAGAAAATGAAGGGTGGGCTTGCTGAATCAACAGCTTGCAGAGCAATACTGATGTTTTTCCAAG AGATCGATGGTGACTCTCCGAGGAACTTGGAAAATGGGGAAGGTGGGCGACTTATAGCCCCGCAAGATGCATGCAACAGGATCGCTGAGGTGGTTCAGGAAGCAATCAGAAAGATGGAGATGGTGGCGGATGAGAAGATGAGGATGTTCAAGAAAGCAAGGATGGCCCTTGAGGCCTGTGATCGTGAACTCGAGGACAAGGCCCGGGAAGTAGCAGAGCTAAAATTGGACAggcaaaagaagaagatacaGGTCGAGGAGCTCGAGAAGATCGTGAGGCTTAAGGAGGCTGAGGCCGACATGTTCCAGCTCAAGGCCAACGAGGCCAAACGGGAGGCAGAGAGGCTGCAGAGGATTGCCCTGGCAAAGTCCGAGAAATCTGAGGAGGAGTATGCCAGCAGGTATCTGAAACTAAGGCTCAGCGAGGCCGAGGCGGAGAAGCAGTACTTGTTCGAGAAGATCAAACTCCAGGAAAGCTCAAGGGCAACTCAAAGCAGCGGGGGTGGGCCTGACTCCTCACAGCTCATGTACTCGAAGATGCAGGACATCCTCCAGAACATGTACAGCAGTTCCTCAAAAGATGGAAAACCAGTGTAG